The genomic stretch TCACCAGTTGGAGCGCCTCCGCCATTTGGAGAAAGGATCGTCCAGAATAATGAATGGTTTGCATGTCCGCCTCCGTTGTTGCGAACAGCAGTGCGTGCGCTTTCAGGAACAGCATCAAGGTTGGAAACAAGGTCCTCGATAGATTTGCTTAATAGCTCATCATGTCCATTTAATGCATCATTCAATTTTGTTACATAAGTATTGTGATGCTTTGTGTGGTGAATGTTCATTGTTTCTTTGTCAATGTGAGGCTCTAATGCGTCATAAGCATAAGGTAATTGCGGTAGTTCGTATGCCATGAATAATTCCTCCCTTTATGTAGTCGTATTTTTTATCCGAATAAACATTCGGCTGTTTCATCATAAGATTACCAAAGTTGGATGAAACGTTCAAATAAAATGCACAGCCGAAGTCATTTTTAGTTTGCTAAAAAAAGAATCCATTATTCATTAGCTTACTTGGAAGAAGAAATAAATAATCATGACAGCTTGGATAATTCCTTTTGTGAAAACACTGCTGATAAAACCAATCAAAGAGCCAAGGCCGATTTTCAAGGATTGTTTAAATGAAGTCTTATTGACAATCAATTCCCCAAGGACAGCACCAATAAAAGGTCCTATGATGATACCGGCAACCGGAATCACAAACGGGCCTGCTATCATCCCGATCGTACTGCCCCAAATCCCTGCTTTTGTCCCTCCGTATTTTTTTATGCCGATCATATTTGCCAAATAATCCGCTCCAAACAGCAAAATGACAAATAAAATCTGTACGGACCAGAACAGCCATGAAAAATCCTTAAAGGAAAAGAACAAACCGTACAAAATATATCCTCCTAAGATAAACAGGACACTTGGGATGACAGGATAAACCAGTCCAATGAACGATATGATGAACAAAATGATGATGATTCCCCAATAAAACCAATCCATGTATTCAGCCCCTCCTAAAACGATAAACAATTCATTTAATAGCATCATACATGAAAAGCTTCTATTTAGAAAATCCTTGCTAGTTAATCCTTCCAGATAATAAAATAAAATAGAGATTATCAAAGGATGTGTCATATTTGAATATTTTTAAGCAATTCGTCAAAAGCCTTTACTCACCAAAGGATATTGCAAAATTTCGTTTCCAGGGAATCGGGAAAACGATTCTGTACATATTTTTGCTGATGCTCATTTCAGTCATCCCTGTGGCTTATCATTTTACTTCCATGACTCTTGCAGGGCTTGAAGCAGGACAAAATACGTTAACAAAAGATCTGCCTGATTTCAAGATTGACGGAGGACAGCTTCAGTCCGATTCCTCCAAGCCTGTATTTGTAAAAAAAGACGGCATGACCATCGTATTGGATTCAACCGGAACGGTAACAGATCAAGAATTGAAAGAAAAAGAAAATGCTATCGGATTATTACAAACTGAAGCTGTAATTACTGCCAATGGGAAAGTCCAAAAGTATCCGTACTCCACTTTTAACGGACTCCATATCACAAACAAAGATATTTCCAGCTTCTTAAAAAGTTTCAAAGACAATATCTGGATCATCTTGCCGGTCTTGTTCCTTATCTATTATTTATTTGTCAGTGCCGTCGGATTCATTAAGGTTTCCATCTTCGCACTTATCGGAACGGTTCTTGCGGGAATCCAGTCCAAGAAATTGCCATATAGGCAGAGCTATAGAATCACTGCTTACGCCATCACGTTACCGACTGTCTTCTTCGCATTGATGGACCTGTTGAAGACAGCTGTCCCGCTTGGAGCAGTATTAGACTGGGCAGTGATTATGATTATGCTGACCCTTGTCATCAAAGAAATGCCAAAGCCAAAAGTCAAGTAGCCAATGGCGCCATGCAACTTTCAGCATGGCGCTTTTTATATAAATCGCTTCCTCATCCAACTCCATCCGCTCCATCCATAATTCCTGAACCTGAAAACTGCGTAAAGTACTATAGATAGGACTGAAATTAAAAATGTGTAAAGAAACATTTTATGTTCGCTCGTTATCCATGCACCATATACGATCGGTCCCAAGGCGACCCCGAGAAACCGGGCTGTCCCATATAGGCTGACTACAAGTCCCCTTTCTCCATCATCCACACTGGAGGTAATGATTAAATTCAATGATGGGAGGATGAAGCCAAGACCGCTAAATGCCACTGTCAAAAAGAAAAGCAGTGCCGAGAACGAAGGAAATAGAAGGATGCACCCAAACATAAGAAACTGAACGGTTGTTCCCAACAATAAAAATGGACTTTTTTTGTCAGGATTGCTCTTTAATTCATTTCCCGTCCAATAGGAGGTCAATGTCAGCGCCCCTAAAGGAAACATAAATGAAAATCCTTTAAAGAACCCGTCAATATGATAGGTATCCTGAATATGGTATGAAAGGAAATAAAGCAGGCCAAATAATAAAAACAGTCCGATTCCCCCCAATAAAAATAATGGAATAAGGATTGCCGCTTTCCGGATAAAGACACTTTTTAGCTTGCCGGCATATTCCTTCATGCTTTCGAGCTCTTTTCCAGAGGCATGTGTTTTAATGTTTTTTCTTATCCCCCAATAGGAGAGCCCTCCAATGACTGGGAATACCCAAAAGACTGCTCCCCAGGAAATCATCGCTGCGGCTGCACCGATAATGGGGGCTGCGACTTTTCCGACCCCGTTGTAGACTTCAAGGATTCCTAACGATTCCGCTCTTTCCCCACCTGTGAATAAGTCTCCTGCCAAAGCCATCGCCAATGGGGTGGTCCCGGCTGCCCCTGCTCCTTGAATGAATCGCCCAGCCAATAAAACCTGAAGCCCATATCCAGGAAAATAAGCAGATGCGGCACAAATCACACTCCCTGTGATGATGAGCCACAAAGATATGGCAATCATTCTCTTCCTTCCATATCTGTCGGATAAAAAACCTGCAAATGGGATGATGATAGCTGCCGGGAAGCTGAATAAACTCAAAACAAGGCTTCCTTGCCCCGCCGTTAAATTCAATCCGCGTTCAATAGCAGGAAGAATCGGAATCAACATCGAATTACCTAATACCATAAGAAATGGCAGCAGCCCAATAAAAAACGTCAATTTCTTTAATCTGCTCATAATTTAAAATCACCTTTATCTCATTATTGAGGGGGACAAGCATATCTATATAGCAAGTGAAGCACAGGAGGATTATAAGAATGAAGAAACTATTGTCTTTGTTCATTTTCATTATTCTTGTCTATAGTGTTTATTATGATATTAAAATCGGTACTTTACCCACTGTTTCTGCCGTCTCTGTAAATCGGCCGATTCAACAGGCGGACGCTCCTGTGAAAAAAGATCCCAATCAACCGGAAGTAAAAGAAGTGCGGGTGAATGCAGGAGATACTGTACTTACCATCGTCGAACAGCTGCACAACGGCCCCATCCCAGTCTCCATAGACCAGCTCATCAAAGACTTCACTGAATTGAACAACGGCATCAAGCCGGAATCCATTCAAATCGGAAAAGTATATTCTTTTCCTGTCTATCCCTGACCTAAGCTATTTTCGCATCCAATTTCTTGTCAATCACTGCATCTCACTGTTACAATAAGTTCGGAGAAAGATTATGTAAGATTATTTGAAATCAATAAAAGGAGCGAATTACCTTTGGGTGAAATAATACATCGTTCAAAAACGCGTCCCGTCAAGGTTGGTAATTTAACCATTGGCGGAAACAACGAATTAATTATACAAAGTATGACGACAACGAAAACACATGATGTAGAAGCAACAGTTGCCGAAATAAATAGGCTTGAGGAAGCCGGCTGCCAAATTGTCCGTGTAGCCTGCCCGGATGAACGTGCTGCGGATGCAATCGCTGAAATCAAAAAGCGAATCAATATCCCGCTTGTCGTAGACATTCATTTTGATTATAAGCTGGCTCTTAAAGCCATAGAAGGCGGCGCAGATAAAATCCGCATCAATCCCGGAAACATCGGACGCCGAGAAAAAGTAGAGGCTGTTGTAAAAGCAGCAAAAGAAAAAGGAATTCCTATCCGAATCGGTGTAAATGCTGGAAGCCTTGAAAAGAAAATCCTGGAGAAATACGGCTATCCTACAGCAGATGGAATGGTGGAAAGCGCCTTGCATCATATCAAGATCCTCGAAGATCTTGATTTCCATGATATCATCGTTTCAATGAAAGCTTCCGATGTCAACTTGGCTATCGAAGCATATACAAAAGCGGCACAGGCGTTTGACTATCCTCTTCATTTAG from Falsibacillus pallidus encodes the following:
- a CDS encoding DUF456 domain-containing protein; amino-acid sequence: MDWFYWGIIIILFIISFIGLVYPVIPSVLFILGGYILYGLFFSFKDFSWLFWSVQILFVILLFGADYLANMIGIKKYGGTKAGIWGSTIGMIAGPFVIPVAGIIIGPFIGAVLGELIVNKTSFKQSLKIGLGSLIGFISSVFTKGIIQAVMIIYFFFQVS
- the ispG gene encoding flavodoxin-dependent (E)-4-hydroxy-3-methylbut-2-enyl-diphosphate synthase, with product MGEIIHRSKTRPVKVGNLTIGGNNELIIQSMTTTKTHDVEATVAEINRLEEAGCQIVRVACPDERAADAIAEIKKRINIPLVVDIHFDYKLALKAIEGGADKIRINPGNIGRREKVEAVVKAAKEKGIPIRIGVNAGSLEKKILEKYGYPTADGMVESALHHIKILEDLDFHDIIVSMKASDVNLAIEAYTKAAQAFDYPLHLGITESGTLFAGTVKSAAGLGAILSLGIGNTLRISLSADPVEEVKVARELLKSFGLASNAATLISCPTCGRIEIDLISIANEVEEYIQKIKAPIKVAVLGCAVNGPGEAREADIGIAGARGEGLLFRKGKIVRKVPEETMVEELKKEIDQIAEEYYKKQEEEEQQETQQA
- a CDS encoding DUF1189 domain-containing protein, which encodes MSYLNIFKQFVKSLYSPKDIAKFRFQGIGKTILYIFLLMLISVIPVAYHFTSMTLAGLEAGQNTLTKDLPDFKIDGGQLQSDSSKPVFVKKDGMTIVLDSTGTVTDQELKEKENAIGLLQTEAVITANGKVQKYPYSTFNGLHITNKDISSFLKSFKDNIWIILPVLFLIYYLFVSAVGFIKVSIFALIGTVLAGIQSKKLPYRQSYRITAYAITLPTVFFALMDLLKTAVPLGAVLDWAVIMIMLTLVIKEMPKPKVK
- a CDS encoding MFS transporter, producing MSRLKKLTFFIGLLPFLMVLGNSMLIPILPAIERGLNLTAGQGSLVLSLFSFPAAIIIPFAGFLSDRYGRKRMIAISLWLIITGSVICAASAYFPGYGLQVLLAGRFIQGAGAAGTTPLAMALAGDLFTGGERAESLGILEVYNGVGKVAAPIIGAAAAMISWGAVFWVFPVIGGLSYWGIRKNIKTHASGKELESMKEYAGKLKSVFIRKAAILIPLFLLGGIGLFLLFGLLYFLSYHIQDTYHIDGFFKGFSFMFPLGALTLTSYWTGNELKSNPDKKSPFLLLGTTVQFLMFGCILLFPSFSALLFFLTVAFSGLGFILPSLNLIITSSVDDGERGLVVSLYGTARFLGVALGPIVYGAWITSEHKMFLYTFLISVLSIVLYAVFRFRNYGWSGWSWMRKRFI